The Streptomyces camelliae genome window below encodes:
- a CDS encoding DUF3263 domain-containing protein: MELAELGTREKAVLALERRSFAGPGAKERAIREELGLAPVRYYQLLNALLDDERALAHDPVTVNRLRRVRESHRENR, encoded by the coding sequence ATGGAACTGGCGGAACTGGGCACCCGGGAGAAGGCGGTCCTCGCCCTGGAACGCCGGAGCTTCGCGGGACCCGGCGCCAAGGAAAGAGCGATCCGCGAGGAACTCGGCCTGGCCCCGGTCCGCTACTACCAGCTCCTGAACGCCCTCCTGGACGACGAGCGAGCCCTGGCCCACGACCCGGTCACGGTGAACCGCCTGCGCAGGGTGAGAGAGTCGCACCGCGAGAACCGCTGA
- the arfB gene encoding alternative ribosome rescue aminoacyl-tRNA hydrolase ArfB translates to MVDMSGPYVIRGSVSLPEAELMWRFSRSSGPGGQHVNTSDSQVELRFDLARTEALPPVWKERALQRLAGRLVDGVVTVRSSEHRSQWRNREAAAVRLAALLAEASAPPPRPRRPTRIPRGINERRLREKKQRSDTKRGRSGRDWQ, encoded by the coding sequence ATGGTGGACATGTCCGGTCCCTACGTCATCCGTGGCTCCGTCTCGCTGCCCGAGGCCGAGCTGATGTGGCGTTTCTCCCGCTCGTCGGGGCCCGGCGGACAGCACGTCAACACCAGTGACTCGCAGGTGGAGCTGCGCTTCGACCTGGCCCGCACCGAGGCGCTCCCGCCGGTGTGGAAGGAACGGGCGTTGCAGCGGCTGGCCGGCCGGCTCGTCGACGGAGTCGTCACCGTCCGTTCCTCCGAGCACCGTTCCCAGTGGCGCAACCGCGAGGCCGCCGCCGTACGCCTCGCCGCGCTCCTCGCGGAGGCCAGCGCGCCCCCGCCCAGGCCCCGCAGGCCCACCCGTATCCCGCGCGGCATCAACGAACGCCGGCTGCGGGAGAAGAAGCAGCGCTCCGACACCAAGCGCGGCCGCTCCGGGCGCGACTGGCAGTAG
- the otsB gene encoding trehalose-phosphatase: MDLMPTPVTRPGRDGLAALLAQPRTAVVGLDFDGTLAPIVADPEQARAHPDAVPALARLAPKVASIAVITGRPAGVAVRYGGFAGVPGLDHLTVLGHYGAERWDAATGTVTAPAPHPGVAAVRAELPGVLERAGAWPGTWIEEKGRAVAVHTRRAADPEAAFEALRGPLTDLAARHGLIVEPGRMVLELRPPGMDKGVALGKHVRATGATSVLYAGDDLGDLPAYAAVEKLRSDGIPGLLVCSGSTEVTELAERADVVVDGPAGVVDLLRALADQLD, translated from the coding sequence ATGGACCTTATGCCGACCCCGGTCACCCGACCCGGCCGGGACGGACTCGCCGCCCTGCTCGCGCAGCCCCGCACCGCGGTCGTCGGTCTGGACTTCGACGGCACGCTGGCCCCCATCGTCGCCGACCCCGAACAGGCCCGCGCCCACCCCGACGCCGTACCGGCGCTCGCCCGGCTCGCGCCCAAGGTCGCCTCCATCGCCGTGATCACCGGCCGCCCCGCCGGCGTCGCCGTCCGCTACGGCGGCTTCGCCGGCGTCCCCGGCCTGGACCACCTCACCGTCCTCGGCCACTACGGCGCCGAACGCTGGGACGCCGCCACCGGCACCGTCACCGCCCCCGCCCCGCACCCCGGTGTCGCCGCCGTCCGCGCGGAGCTGCCGGGCGTGCTGGAACGCGCCGGTGCCTGGCCCGGCACCTGGATCGAGGAGAAGGGGCGGGCGGTGGCCGTCCACACCCGCCGCGCCGCCGACCCCGAGGCCGCCTTCGAGGCCCTGCGCGGCCCCCTCACCGACCTCGCCGCCCGCCACGGCCTGATCGTCGAACCCGGCCGCATGGTCCTGGAACTGCGCCCGCCCGGCATGGACAAGGGCGTCGCCCTCGGAAAGCACGTCCGCGCCACCGGCGCGACCAGCGTCCTCTACGCCGGCGACGACCTCGGTGACCTCCCCGCCTACGCCGCCGTCGAGAAACTCCGCTCCGACGGCATCCCCGGCCTCCTGGTGTGCAGCGGCAGCACGGAGGTCACGGAACTGGCCGAACGGGCGGACGTGGTGGTCGACGGCCCGGCCGGGGTCGTGGACCTGCTCCGCGCCCTCGCCGATCAGCTGGACTGA
- the cdgB gene encoding diguanylate cyclase CdgB, producing the protein METESEPYVRLASLRQLHQVMADMNTARSLADTLQSVADGAVQALGYEMACVNLVRQDGDLVVAAFSGNSAAEALITGRVGSRESWDRRLNMGEHWGDLVFIPHTEGWVLDDDDVPQWYTDGPAPRFEDEWHPSDRLFAPMYTPGVQGGSCGELVGVISVDRPRNGRLPGAWGREALQMYAFQAAIAISNARLRANMQRALVRLEREQQALRASEESFRQAFEYAPSGMAIAEMGGDQHGRILRTNDALCRLLGRPASAMRRYSFSDLVHPEDIGTLLRTSAEGGRAELRLGRRDGTYVWVSLRNSVVADAADGPRFLLTHVEDIEERKRRELQLAHRASHDSLTGLPNSAELRSRLSARLCRRPAEPGALDSLDAAYGHPVFDSPAGHGFDFRPGTEGYDAFDHHVHTAAPEEGRDDGTKGLAVLFCDLDGFKSINDRFGHNAGDAVLIEVARRLSRGVRDGDTVARLGGDEFVILADGLGRADAQDLAVRLRNEIIQPIRAEGRAVRVGASFGIGWAHCGMTADEVLKSADERMYVEKRSRPKQHRRAG; encoded by the coding sequence ATGGAGACCGAGTCGGAGCCGTATGTCCGCCTTGCCTCCCTGCGGCAGCTGCACCAGGTCATGGCCGACATGAACACGGCACGCAGCCTCGCGGACACCCTGCAGTCCGTGGCCGACGGCGCCGTACAGGCCCTCGGGTACGAGATGGCGTGCGTGAACCTCGTCCGCCAGGACGGCGACCTCGTCGTCGCCGCGTTCTCCGGCAACTCCGCCGCCGAGGCCCTGATCACCGGCCGGGTCGGCTCCCGCGAGTCCTGGGACCGGCGGCTGAACATGGGCGAGCACTGGGGCGACCTGGTCTTCATCCCGCACACCGAGGGCTGGGTGCTGGACGACGACGACGTCCCCCAGTGGTACACGGACGGGCCCGCGCCCCGCTTCGAGGACGAGTGGCACCCGTCGGACCGCCTCTTCGCGCCCATGTACACCCCGGGCGTGCAGGGCGGCTCCTGCGGCGAGCTCGTCGGCGTGATCTCCGTCGACCGGCCACGCAACGGCCGCCTGCCGGGCGCGTGGGGCCGCGAGGCCCTGCAGATGTACGCCTTCCAGGCCGCCATCGCGATCAGCAACGCCCGCCTGCGCGCCAACATGCAGCGCGCCCTGGTCCGTCTGGAGCGCGAGCAGCAGGCCCTGCGCGCCAGCGAGGAATCCTTCCGGCAGGCCTTCGAGTACGCCCCCTCCGGCATGGCCATCGCCGAGATGGGCGGCGACCAGCACGGCCGGATCCTGCGGACGAACGACGCCCTGTGCCGCCTCCTCGGCCGCCCCGCCTCCGCGATGCGCCGCTACTCCTTCTCCGACCTCGTCCACCCCGAGGACATCGGCACCCTGCTGCGTACGTCCGCCGAGGGGGGCCGGGCCGAGCTGCGCCTGGGCCGCCGGGACGGCACGTACGTCTGGGTCTCGCTGCGCAACTCGGTCGTCGCGGACGCCGCCGACGGCCCCCGCTTCCTGCTCACCCACGTCGAGGACATAGAGGAGCGCAAGCGCCGCGAGCTGCAACTCGCCCACCGCGCCTCCCACGACTCGCTCACCGGCCTGCCGAACTCCGCCGAGTTGCGCTCCCGCCTGTCGGCCCGGCTGTGCCGGCGCCCCGCCGAGCCCGGCGCCCTGGACTCCCTCGACGCGGCTTACGGCCACCCGGTCTTCGACAGCCCCGCCGGCCACGGCTTCGACTTCCGGCCGGGCACGGAGGGGTACGACGCCTTCGACCACCATGTGCACACCGCCGCCCCCGAGGAGGGCCGCGACGACGGCACCAAGGGCCTCGCGGTGCTCTTCTGCGACCTCGACGGCTTCAAGTCGATCAACGACCGGTTCGGGCACAACGCGGGCGACGCGGTCCTGATCGAGGTGGCCCGGCGCCTGTCGCGCGGGGTCCGGGACGGCGACACGGTCGCCCGCCTCGGCGGCGACGAGTTCGTCATCCTCGCCGACGGCCTCGGCCGGGCCGACGCCCAGGACCTCGCCGTACGGCTGCGCAACGAGATCATCCAGCCGATCCGGGCCGAGGGCCGGGCCGTGCGGGTGGGCGCAAGCTTCGGCATCGGGTGGGCACACTGCGGCATGACTGCGGACGAAGTGTTGAAGTCTGCCGACGAGCGGATGTACGTAGAGAAACGATCTCGTCCCAAACAGCACCGGCGCGCGGGATGA
- a CDS encoding ROK family protein — protein sequence MRHVIALDVGGTGMKAALVGDDGALLHRARRATGRERGPDAVVATILDFAAELHAYGAEHYGTPARAAGIAVPGIVDEERGIAAYAANLGWRDVPLRALLTERLGIPVALGHDVRTGGLAEGRIGAGKGADRFLFVPLGTGIAGAIGIDGRVEAGAHGFAGEIGHIVVRPSGAPCPCGQHGCLERYASASAVSEAWAAACGDPEADAADCAKAVASGDPNAVRVWQQAVDALADGLVTALTLLDPRTLIIGGGLAESGEVLFSPLRDAVRRRVTFQKLPAIVPAALGDTAGCLGAGLLAQDLLTATIPTTPEVST from the coding sequence GTGAGACATGTCATCGCCCTGGACGTGGGCGGTACCGGGATGAAGGCCGCCCTCGTCGGCGACGACGGCGCACTGCTCCACCGCGCCCGCCGCGCCACCGGCCGCGAGCGCGGACCGGACGCGGTGGTCGCGACGATCCTCGACTTCGCCGCCGAGCTGCACGCGTACGGCGCCGAGCACTACGGCACACCCGCGCGCGCCGCCGGCATCGCCGTCCCCGGCATCGTCGACGAGGAGCGGGGCATCGCCGCCTACGCGGCCAACCTCGGCTGGCGGGACGTACCCCTGCGCGCCCTGCTCACCGAGCGCCTCGGCATCCCCGTCGCCCTCGGCCACGACGTGCGCACCGGCGGCCTCGCCGAGGGCCGGATCGGCGCGGGCAAGGGCGCCGACCGGTTCCTGTTCGTGCCGCTCGGCACCGGGATCGCCGGCGCCATCGGCATCGACGGCCGGGTGGAGGCGGGCGCGCACGGCTTCGCGGGCGAGATCGGCCACATCGTCGTACGGCCGTCCGGCGCGCCCTGCCCCTGCGGGCAGCACGGCTGTCTGGAGCGGTACGCCTCCGCGTCCGCCGTCAGCGAGGCCTGGGCGGCGGCCTGCGGGGACCCGGAGGCGGACGCGGCGGACTGCGCGAAAGCGGTTGCGTCCGGTGACCCGAACGCCGTCCGGGTCTGGCAGCAGGCGGTGGACGCGCTCGCCGACGGCCTGGTCACCGCACTCACCCTGCTGGACCCGCGCACGCTGATCATCGGTGGCGGTCTCGCCGAGTCGGGGGAAGTGTTGTTCTCGCCGCTGCGCGACGCCGTCCGGCGCCGGGTCACCTTCCAGAAACTCCCGGCCATCGTCCCCGCCGCCCTCGGCGACACGGCGGGCTGCCTGGGCGCGGGGCTGCTCGCGCAGGACCTGCTGACGGCCACCATCCCTACGACTCCGGAGGTAAGCACCTGA
- a CDS encoding 1-phosphofructokinase family hexose kinase: MILTVTLNTALDITYRVRSLRPHASHRVAEVVERPGGKGVNVARVLAALGHEVTVTGFAGGATGREVRAHLTGIPLLTDALLPVAGATRRTIAVVDELSGDTTQLNEPGPQIEPAAWGAFLDRYEELLPGVSAVALCGSLPPGVPVGAYANLVRAARAQDVPVLLDTSGEPLRRGVAARPDLIKPNADELAELTGSHEPLRATQDARRRGAHAVVASLGAQGLLAVTPEGRWRAAPPAPVHGNPTGAGDSAVAALLSGLVEHLPWPDRLARAVALSAATVRAPAAGEFDRAAYEELLGRVTVSGGVGVA, encoded by the coding sequence GTGATCCTCACGGTCACGCTGAACACCGCTCTCGACATCACGTACCGCGTACGGTCGCTGCGGCCGCACGCCTCGCACCGGGTCGCGGAGGTCGTCGAGCGGCCGGGCGGCAAGGGCGTCAACGTGGCCCGGGTGCTGGCCGCGCTGGGGCACGAGGTGACGGTGACGGGCTTCGCGGGCGGCGCGACCGGCCGGGAGGTACGCGCCCACCTCACCGGCATCCCCCTGCTGACGGACGCTCTGCTCCCCGTCGCCGGCGCGACCCGGCGCACGATCGCCGTCGTGGACGAACTGTCCGGCGACACCACCCAGCTGAACGAGCCGGGCCCGCAGATCGAGCCGGCCGCGTGGGGCGCCTTCCTGGACCGTTACGAGGAACTGCTGCCCGGTGTCTCGGCGGTGGCCCTGTGCGGCAGCCTGCCCCCGGGTGTACCGGTGGGCGCGTACGCGAACCTCGTGCGCGCCGCCCGCGCGCAGGATGTCCCCGTCCTGCTGGACACCAGCGGCGAACCGCTGCGCCGCGGGGTCGCCGCCCGCCCGGACCTCATCAAGCCGAACGCCGACGAACTGGCCGAACTGACCGGCTCCCACGAGCCGCTGCGCGCCACCCAGGACGCCCGGAGGCGCGGCGCCCACGCGGTCGTCGCCTCGCTGGGTGCGCAGGGCCTGCTCGCGGTCACCCCCGAGGGCCGCTGGCGGGCAGCCCCGCCCGCCCCGGTCCACGGCAACCCGACCGGCGCGGGCGACTCGGCCGTCGCCGCCCTGCTGTCGGGCCTGGTGGAACACCTCCCCTGGCCGGACCGGCTCGCCCGCGCGGTGGCCTTGTCGGCGGCCACCGTACGGGCCCCGGCGGCGGGCGAGTTCGACCGGGCGGCGTACGAGGAGCTGCTGGGGCGGGTGACGGTGAGCGGCGGGGTCGGTGTGGCCTAG
- a CDS encoding extracellular solute-binding protein, translated as MTVLLGGCGTTGSSGVTLRLVAADYGDSAANSSKKYWDGVVEAYEAQHSGVKVEVSVYSWNDVDAKVKKMVAAGKAPDMAQIGAYADYAAAGKLYPASDLLSIRTQADLLSQLADAGQWNHTQYGIPFAASTRVLFYNKTLFAKAGITPPTTWDQLATDAQALKDKTGVKYPFALPLGPEEAQAETMQWLLSGAAAGTGGNGYTDDVGTYTIDSAQNVDTFTWLKDDLVDKGLTGPVAPGRLNRADAFAAFADGQVGMLNGHPTLIQQAEKKGVQFGMVPMPGRTGTARAAMGVTDWMMAFKQNGHAQQISDFLNFVYAEKNVLAFSRDYGLLPVTGSASTAMSESYAAPDKALHPFLDQLPTSELYPVGKTSWAAVAAAVKQNIGQAVAPGGDPSGVLTRLQATATAADSSAAS; from the coding sequence ATGACAGTGCTCCTGGGGGGCTGCGGGACCACGGGGTCGTCCGGCGTGACCTTGAGACTCGTCGCCGCCGACTACGGCGACTCCGCCGCCAACAGCTCCAAGAAGTACTGGGACGGCGTCGTCGAGGCGTACGAGGCCCAGCACTCCGGGGTCAAGGTCGAGGTCAGCGTCTACTCCTGGAACGACGTCGACGCCAAGGTCAAGAAGATGGTCGCCGCCGGGAAGGCGCCCGACATGGCGCAGATCGGCGCCTACGCCGACTACGCGGCCGCAGGCAAGCTCTACCCGGCCTCCGACCTGCTCTCCATCCGCACCCAGGCCGACCTCCTGTCCCAGCTGGCCGACGCGGGCCAGTGGAACCACACCCAGTACGGCATCCCCTTCGCCGCCTCCACACGTGTGCTCTTCTACAACAAGACGCTGTTCGCCAAGGCCGGCATCACCCCGCCCACCACCTGGGACCAGCTGGCCACCGACGCCCAGGCGCTCAAGGACAAGACCGGCGTGAAGTACCCCTTCGCGCTGCCGCTCGGGCCCGAGGAGGCGCAGGCGGAGACGATGCAGTGGCTGCTGAGCGGCGCCGCCGCGGGCACGGGCGGCAACGGCTACACCGATGACGTCGGCACGTACACGATCGACTCCGCCCAGAACGTCGACACCTTCACCTGGCTCAAGGACGACCTGGTCGACAAGGGGCTGACCGGTCCGGTCGCGCCGGGCAGGCTCAACCGTGCGGACGCCTTCGCGGCCTTCGCCGACGGACAGGTCGGCATGCTCAACGGGCATCCGACGCTGATCCAGCAGGCCGAGAAGAAGGGCGTGCAGTTCGGCATGGTGCCGATGCCGGGGCGCACGGGCACGGCGCGGGCCGCGATGGGCGTCACCGACTGGATGATGGCGTTCAAGCAGAACGGCCACGCCCAGCAGATCAGCGACTTCCTCAACTTCGTGTACGCGGAGAAGAACGTCCTGGCCTTCTCCCGCGACTACGGCCTCCTGCCGGTCACCGGCTCCGCGTCGACGGCGATGAGCGAGTCCTACGCGGCCCCCGACAAGGCCCTGCACCCCTTCCTGGACCAGTTGCCCACCTCCGAGCTGTATCCGGTCGGCAAGACCTCCTGGGCGGCGGTCGCGGCGGCCGTGAAGCAGAACATCGGCCAGGCCGTCGCCCCCGGCGGCGACCCCTCCGGCGTCCTCACCCGCCTCCAGGCCACGGCCACGGCGGCGGACAGCAGCGCCGCGAGCTGA
- a CDS encoding flavin reductase family protein, which translates to MSRLAAGVVLVTAQEPPLDPDDPDAPGGEDVGMTATAFLSVSLDPPLVLVSLREGSRMDDLLAEQPLWAVSVLAESQRHVAGRFAMKGRISDRLLFEDIPYVRGEVSGAPLVGGALATLECRTEQRVPAGDHTLVIGRVLTARVPSAEGGPLLYFRGRYRQVG; encoded by the coding sequence ATGTCCCGGCTGGCCGCGGGCGTGGTCCTGGTGACCGCGCAGGAACCGCCGCTCGACCCGGACGACCCGGACGCGCCGGGCGGGGAGGACGTCGGCATGACCGCCACCGCCTTCCTGTCGGTCTCGCTCGACCCGCCGCTGGTCCTCGTCAGCCTGCGCGAGGGCTCCCGCATGGACGACCTGCTGGCCGAACAGCCCCTGTGGGCGGTCTCGGTCCTCGCCGAGAGCCAGCGCCATGTCGCCGGCCGCTTCGCGATGAAGGGCCGCATCAGCGACCGTCTGCTCTTCGAGGACATCCCCTACGTCCGCGGCGAGGTGAGCGGCGCACCCCTGGTCGGCGGCGCGCTGGCCACCCTGGAGTGCCGCACCGAGCAACGCGTACCGGCCGGCGACCACACCCTGGTCATCGGCCGCGTCCTCACCGCGCGCGTGCCCAGCGCCGAGGGCGGGCCCCTGTTGTACTTCCGGGGGCGGTACCGGCAGGTGGGCTGA
- a CDS encoding TerD family protein — protein MAVSLSKGGNVSLTKEAPGLTAVTVGLGWDVRTTTGTDFDLDASAIAVNAQGKVYSDAHFVFFNNKQTPDNTIVHTGDNRTGQGEGDDEAINVNLAALPADIDKVVFPVSIYDAENRGQNFGQVRNAYIRIVNQAGGAEIARYDLSEDAATETAMVFGELYRNGAEWKFRAVGQGYASGLVGIAQDFGVNV, from the coding sequence ATGGCTGTAAGCCTGTCCAAGGGTGGCAACGTCTCGCTCACCAAGGAGGCTCCGGGCCTGACCGCCGTCACCGTGGGCCTCGGCTGGGACGTCCGCACCACCACCGGCACGGACTTCGACCTGGACGCCTCCGCCATCGCGGTCAACGCGCAGGGCAAGGTCTACTCGGACGCCCACTTCGTCTTCTTCAACAACAAGCAGACGCCGGACAACACCATCGTCCACACCGGTGACAACCGCACCGGCCAGGGCGAGGGCGACGACGAGGCGATCAACGTCAACCTGGCCGCCCTCCCGGCCGACATCGACAAGGTCGTCTTCCCGGTCTCCATCTACGACGCCGAGAACCGCGGCCAGAACTTCGGCCAGGTCCGCAACGCCTACATCCGCATCGTGAACCAGGCCGGCGGCGCCGAGATCGCCCGCTACGACCTCTCGGAGGACGCCGCGACCGAGACCGCGATGGTCTTCGGCGAGCTGTACCGCAACGGCGCGGAGTGGAAGTTCCGCGCGGTCGGCCAGGGTTACGCCTCGGGCCTGGTCGGTATCGCCCAGGACTTCGGCGTCAACGTCTGA
- the nagA gene encoding N-acetylglucosamine-6-phosphate deacetylase has translation MLTGANVVLPTGTVKNGRLVVDGKRIAGTAPANAEVIDLTGCWLVPGFVDIHNHGGGGASFSGTPDDILKAIRTHRAHGTTTLVASTVTDEMDLLATQAGLLSELAEQGEIAGIHFEGPFISPCRKGAHSEALLRDPDPAEVRKLIDAARGRATMVTLATELPGGIDSVRLLAEHGVIAAIGHTDATYEQTVEAIDAGATVATHLFNAMPPLGHRSPGPITALLEDERVTVELINDGTHLHPAALELAFHHAGADRVAFITDAMDAAGIGDGRYMLGPLEVEVSEGVARLVEGGSIAGSTLTLDRAFKRAVTVDRLSVEDAVTALSVNPARLLGLSDRIGSLEPGKDADLVILDADFDLKGVMRRGEWVVAPQLA, from the coding sequence GTGCTCACCGGCGCAAACGTGGTGCTTCCTACGGGAACGGTGAAGAACGGCCGGCTGGTCGTGGACGGCAAGCGCATCGCCGGCACGGCCCCAGCCAACGCCGAGGTGATCGACCTCACCGGCTGCTGGCTGGTGCCCGGCTTCGTCGACATCCACAACCACGGCGGCGGCGGAGCCTCCTTCTCCGGCACCCCGGACGACATCCTCAAGGCCATCCGCACCCACCGCGCCCACGGCACCACCACCCTCGTCGCCTCCACCGTCACCGACGAGATGGATCTGCTGGCGACACAGGCCGGACTGCTGAGCGAGCTGGCCGAGCAGGGGGAGATCGCCGGCATCCACTTCGAGGGGCCGTTCATCTCCCCGTGCCGCAAGGGCGCGCACTCCGAGGCGCTGCTGCGCGACCCGGACCCGGCCGAGGTCCGCAAGCTGATCGACGCCGCGCGCGGCAGGGCGACGATGGTCACCCTGGCCACCGAGCTGCCGGGCGGCATCGACTCCGTACGGCTGCTCGCCGAGCACGGCGTGATCGCGGCGATCGGGCACACGGACGCGACGTACGAGCAGACGGTGGAGGCGATCGACGCGGGCGCCACGGTCGCCACCCACCTCTTCAACGCGATGCCCCCGCTGGGCCACCGCTCCCCCGGCCCGATCACGGCCCTGCTGGAGGACGAGCGGGTCACGGTGGAGCTGATCAACGACGGTACGCATCTGCACCCGGCCGCGCTGGAGCTGGCGTTCCATCACGCGGGCGCGGACCGGGTCGCGTTCATCACGGACGCGATGGACGCGGCCGGCATCGGCGACGGCCGCTACATGCTCGGCCCGCTGGAGGTCGAGGTCAGCGAGGGGGTCGCCCGGCTGGTGGAGGGCGGTTCGATCGCGGGCTCCACGCTGACCCTGGACCGGGCGTTCAAGCGGGCGGTGACCGTCGACCGGCTGTCGGTCGAGGACGCGGTGACGGCCCTGTCCGTCAACCCGGCCCGCCTGCTCGGCCTGTCCGACCGCATCGGCTCGCTGGAGCCCGGCAAGGACGCCGATCTCGTCATACTCGACGCGGACTTCGATCTGAAGGGGGTCATGCGGCGCGGCGAGTGGGTCGTAGCGCCCCAACTGGCCTGA
- a CDS encoding sigma-70 family RNA polymerase sigma factor, which yields MNEHDTHPDQHRDHPHGHDDVLAERFEAYRGHLRAVAYRMLGSAAEAEDAVQEAWFRLNRSDTSAVDNLGGWLTTVVGRVCLDMLRSRRTRGEQPLDTWQPAVSAGPDPAQDALLADSVGTALLVVLDQLTPAERLAFVLHDLFGVPFEEVGGILGRTPAAARQLASRGRRRVRGADAPETDLVRQRAVVDAFLAAARDGDFDGLLAVLDPDVLARGEAGTTIGARGVASGAKNFAHLAATSRPVLVDGATGLVRYAEGRLERVLTFTFVADRIATIDIVTDPARLAELSIEPA from the coding sequence ATGAACGAGCACGACACGCACCCCGACCAGCACCGCGACCACCCCCACGGCCACGACGACGTCCTCGCCGAGCGGTTCGAGGCGTACCGGGGGCATCTGCGGGCCGTCGCCTACCGGATGCTGGGCTCGGCCGCGGAGGCCGAGGACGCCGTGCAGGAGGCCTGGTTCCGGCTGAACCGGTCCGACACGAGCGCGGTGGACAACCTCGGGGGCTGGCTGACGACCGTCGTCGGCCGGGTCTGCCTCGACATGCTCCGCTCCCGCCGCACCCGGGGCGAACAGCCCCTGGACACCTGGCAGCCGGCGGTCTCCGCCGGGCCGGACCCCGCGCAGGACGCCCTGCTCGCCGACTCGGTCGGCACGGCCCTGCTCGTCGTCCTCGACCAGCTCACCCCGGCCGAGCGGCTGGCGTTCGTGCTGCACGACCTGTTCGGGGTGCCGTTCGAGGAGGTCGGCGGGATCCTCGGGCGCACCCCGGCGGCGGCGCGGCAGCTGGCCAGCCGGGGGCGGCGGCGGGTGCGGGGCGCGGACGCGCCGGAGACCGACCTGGTACGGCAGCGGGCGGTGGTCGACGCCTTCCTGGCGGCGGCACGGGACGGCGACTTCGACGGCCTGCTCGCCGTCCTCGACCCGGACGTGCTGGCCCGCGGCGAGGCCGGTACGACCATCGGGGCGCGGGGGGTCGCCTCCGGCGCGAAGAACTTCGCCCACCTGGCCGCCACGTCCCGCCCGGTTCTGGTGGACGGCGCCACGGGCCTGGTCCGGTACGCCGAGGGCCGCCTGGAACGCGTCCTGACCTTCACCTTCGTCGCCGACCGCATCGCCACGATCGACATCGTGACCGACCCGGCCCGCCTGGCGGAGCTGAGCATCGAGCCGGCGTAG
- a CDS encoding carbohydrate-binding protein, whose translation MTPGDNGASTPEDDDPFGYLYADGQARGAQPPSGGYGYPNSVSRVRAVGERQYGQQAPYGQQPTYGQGVPHQQGGYGQPSAHYQAPETLPGGAPTSRQPVPPPPARRGPNTKGLLIGAIAVVAAVVIGISVAMLNGNSDENKAGNQASNAPTQSQSTQPSPSGSASAASGQLKTDAGALQLAGGAAKASDVKGAQTSDGSYVGGLNQVGASITWTVNNVPSDGIYTLFAHFSVPGQDQQMTVSINGKPFATGLPLKNYAHAKDGDLVNGWTTTYVWPTLNKGANTISISCQPGDKCNALIDQLWLQQGQHTRNG comes from the coding sequence ATGACGCCCGGCGACAACGGCGCGAGCACGCCCGAGGACGACGACCCGTTCGGCTATCTGTACGCCGACGGCCAGGCCAGAGGAGCCCAGCCGCCGTCCGGCGGTTACGGCTACCCGAACTCGGTCAGCAGGGTGCGTGCCGTCGGCGAGCGCCAGTACGGCCAGCAGGCCCCGTACGGCCAACAGCCCACGTACGGCCAGGGCGTGCCCCACCAGCAGGGCGGCTACGGCCAGCCCAGCGCCCACTACCAGGCCCCCGAGACCCTCCCCGGCGGCGCCCCGACGAGCCGTCAGCCGGTCCCGCCCCCGCCCGCCCGGCGCGGCCCCAACACCAAGGGCCTGCTGATCGGTGCGATCGCGGTCGTCGCGGCGGTCGTCATCGGCATCAGCGTGGCGATGCTGAACGGCAACTCGGACGAGAACAAGGCGGGCAACCAGGCCAGCAACGCCCCGACCCAGTCGCAGAGCACCCAGCCGAGCCCGTCGGGGAGCGCCTCGGCGGCGAGCGGGCAGTTGAAGACCGACGCGGGTGCCCTCCAGCTGGCGGGCGGTGCGGCGAAGGCCTCGGACGTCAAGGGCGCCCAGACCTCCGACGGTTCCTATGTGGGCGGGCTGAACCAGGTCGGCGCCTCGATCACCTGGACCGTCAACAACGTCCCCTCGGACGGCATCTACACCCTGTTCGCTCACTTCAGCGTGCCCGGCCAGGACCAGCAGATGACGGTCAGCATCAATGGCAAGCCGTTCGCCACGGGGCTGCCGCTGAAGAACTACGCGCACGCCAAGGACGGCGACCTCGTCAACGGCTGGACGACGACCTACGTGTGGCCCACCCTCAACAAGGGCGCCAACACGATCTCCATCTCCTGCCAGCCCGGTGACAAGTGCAACGCGCTGATCGACCAGCTTTGGCTCCAGCAGGGCCAGCACACGCGCAACGGCTAG